A segment of the Candidatus Sumerlaea chitinivorans genome:
CATTGGGTGCGGTAACGTCCTTGTAAATCCAGATCACAGAGCCAGAGGGCAAAAACGACGGATAGGTATCTGAGCCGTCTGTAACAAGGAAGCAGCTAAACGCTGCATAGACGCGAAGTCCCGCTTCGTGCGCTCGGTCAATCATGAACTGGAGCGAGTCGCCCGCGCCCCCGGACTGATTGGGCTCAGGATTAGGATAAGTTGAGTAATCGCGGTTTGGAATATAGTATGCATTCGCACGATAACGCGCGAGAAAGCAAATCGCATTGAAATTGTTGGCCACAGCGAAATTGATCGCATTCTGCATATTAGTGGTATTCGTCACACCATCGCCAATACTGAACCACAGAATGCGCTCTTCCGCTTGCGACCTCGAAGTCAAAATCAACAAGCTAACAAGCAATAAAATTAGTCGCCCTATGGTTCGCACCATCGTCCTTACCCCATCACAAGTATTTGTTACATCATTGTAACAAGTGATTCTTGAGTGTGACCAAAAAATAAGGGGCTGATCAAAATCAAGCGCAAACGCTCAGAAGCATTGGGGGAACCGCGCGAACACGGAAACCGATTGTAGACTCCACGAGAAATGGGGTGGGAAAAAAAGAAAAATGGCGGGGCCGACGAGACTCGAACTCGCGACCTCCGGCGTGACAGGCCGGCGTTCTAACCAACTGAACTACGACCCCGCTGCGGTCGTCGAATTATATGCAGAGAACAGCGTTTTCATTCACCCGAAGAGGCAAATTTTGCAACCGAACACAAAAGGCTAAAATCTCGTGTTTGCAGACTGAAACCCCTGCGGGCTTCAGAGCAAAATCAAATGGTGGGTGGAACAGGATTCGAACCTGTGACCCCCAGCTTGTAAGGCTGGTGCTCTAACCACCTGAGCTATCCACCCACCAAGGGCACACAGCCATTGGCTGCATGCCTTGCAAGTAAGAGTCGCAATTGCTTAGTCCGCCTTGAAGGGAAGCAAGGCGATGATCCGTGCCCGCTTAATCGCGGTAGTGAGCATGCGCTGATGCGCTGCACACGCCCCGGAAATCCGGCGTGGAAGGATTTTCCCACGCTCGGTAATAAATTTGCGCAAACGCTTTGCGTCTTTGTAGTCTACCCAATCAATGCCGTCCGCGCAAAACGCGCAGACCTTGCGCCGTGCAAAACGACGAGCGCCTGGCGCAGCGGGACGACGCGCCGCTTCCGTCGCCTCGGCGGACGCAGTTGCAGCGGCTTCCGGAGCAGCTTCCTGTTCCGGTTGCTCTGGGGTTGGTGTCATTTCTTCTGCCATGTTCAAGTCCTCTGCGAATTGTTTACAGTTTAGAATGGAATATCGTCCTCGACGTTGTTTGACGCCGAGAAATCGAGTCCATTCGAGGGCGCACTGGACGGCGGGGTACCCCCGGCGGGCTTACTTGGCCCTTCCGCGGGTTCGCCTAAATCCGCGCTCGGCTCTCCCTCAACACGTGAAGGAACATCGAACGGGGCCACCCGCTCCGCCACGATACGGATCCTCGACTGTTTTTGATTGTCGCGCTCCCATGTATCTTGGCGAAGGCGCCCCTCGACGTAAACCGGACGACCTTTTTTCAGGACCTCGCCGCAGCGTTCCGCGAGCTTGCCCCACGCTTCCACGTCAAGAAAGGTAGTTTCGTCGCGCCACTCATTCGTTTTCGGGTCCAGATACCGCCGATTTACGGCGATTGAAAAGTTCACCACAGGGTTGCCCGAGGGGAGATAGCGAATCTCCACATCGCGGGTGAGGCGCCCCGTCACCATTACTTTATTGATCGAAAGCATGGGTCCAGCTCTCCCTCTTCACGTATGTTATTCTGCGGAGCCAAAAGCCGCGGCCCCAGCGTCGCCTGCCGAGCGGGTTTCTACTTCAACCTTTGCCGGCTTCTCTGCTTTCTTGGCCTTCGACTTCTTAATCTCCGGCATGCGAGTGAGCATCACCCGCAGAACGTTTTCGTTCAAGCGCAGAGTACGCTGAACGTCTGCCAAATCCTTGCCGGGGATATTCCCGCTGAAGGAGGCAACCACGTAGTAGCCTTCAAGCTTCTTGGAAATCGGATACGCAAGGCGACGACGCCCCCACACATCCACGTTGCTGACTTCGCCACCACGCCGAGAGATGAGTTCCTTCAAACGCTCAAGCTCGGCTGCATAGTCCGCATCTTGGAGAAATGGGTCGTATATGACAACGAGTTCGTAATTCGGCACGACAAGCTTCACCTCCCTTCGGCTCTTGAGCTACAGGAAGTTCAGTCGGGCGACCGAATCCTGCAGCAGGGTGCGCGTTGTGCCTCAAGCGCGCAAAACACTGCCCTACTTACAGGCTGCGGCTCTGGCCTATTCGCTTTTGAATGGAATGGGCCCAAACCAACTCAGCGCTTGACGCGTTTTAGGCGAACACGTGGTTTGGACTGCCCAATCCGTGGCACATCTCGCAGGGCTTCGATTTGAACAGTGCGGGGTTCCTCCGTGACCACCAGAAACTGATGTTCTTGCCCGACCTGGGCCCGAAACACAATCCATACACCTAAACTCAGCCAGAAGAAAAACATGCTGACTGGAATGTGGAGGGGGAAGTTAAACAGGCCGTCTAACCCGATCACCGCAAAGGACGCCAAAAACGTTGCAGCCATAAGGTGCACGCGAGGTTTATTGGCAGCTCTTCGAGCTGTTTCCCACGACTGGGCAAGTAGCGCTGCCCACAAAGCGCACCATACAGCTAAACCAACGACCCCGCTTTCTGTCGCAAACTGAAGCCAATCGTTGTGTACGTAACCCGGCGAGACTCCCCGAATCTGCTCAGCAAGAATATATTGGTAGACTTCGCTGCCCTTGCGACTTTGCAGGAAATCCACGTAATTCCAAAACAACACGTTGTATTGGCCATAACCGACGCCAAACCACGGCTTGGCTCGCAACATTTCCAACGCAATCAACCAGTAGTAGAAGCGCACGTTTACTTCGCGGCTGGCGGCAAGGCGTTCCAAGAGGTTGAACTGAAACTTGAGAAACGGCAATGGCACGGTCAAAATGACTACTATCAGGAACAGCCCTACCCCCCCGGCAAAAAGCAGTTGGCGACGGTATCGCGGCGAAAGCGCCAGCAGGACGTAATATGGGAGTGCGGCGCCGATGATGCCCAACCAAGGTCCACGCGCTCCGCTCAGAATAAGTGCCACGAGAATGAGGGCTCCGCTTATCCCCACGAGCCACTTCAGCCATTTCCTGCTCATCTCGAAGACGAAGAAAAGAGCCCAGTACAGCAAGGGGGCAAGAAACGAACCCATGTAGTTCGGGTGGCCAAAAGTCGAACTGATTTTCTGCTTACCTGCCATGTCCTCAAGCGCGGTCTCCGTCGGGAGAGGGGCATACGGGAGGAACTCGTAGCCGGCGCTTTGAAGGATCGCATAAAGCGCTGCGGGTACAGCGCCAATCACTGCGACGAGGAAAATTCGCTCCAGCTGACGGGGCGAGGCACTCAAGGACTGAACAAGCAAAAACGCAAGAAAGCAACAGAGGGGCAGAAGGAAAGCGCGGAATGCGTGACCCGGATTGGGGGCAGCAAGTAGCGAGTATGCCTGCACTGCAAGGAACAACGTTGCGAACCACAGGATGGAATTGCGCGCCAACCGGGTGGGCAGGACCCACGCTCGCCATAACACATAGGGGAGGCCAATTGCCACCATGGCGAACTGGATGAAGAAGGTTTGATTTTCGACAGGTTTGAGCAGATAATAGCTGGTTCCTGTCGCGCCCCACAGCGTGCGAATTTGGTCCCAGATAGCAGGGATAGCATACGGAGCACACAAAACAATTGTCATGAGCGACAACAAACCTAACCTTGCCACCAGACGTTGAGACGTTCGGCTCGACAACGCCCGCCACAGCTTCTCTACCGGATTCTCGCTCACGTTCGTTTCTGCTCCTACTTGCAGCGCACACTATGGTTGGCTACGGTAGCGTTCAATGAGATTTTGATCTCACGAGATGAAGGACGGGCGTCCTACGGAACGCCAGCTTCGTGGATTCCTATCAGATTAGGCAAAACATCGATGGGTGCAAATCACGACATTCATTGGCCTACATGGAAGGCTGAGCTTGTTCGCGTAGCTCAACAAGCCGGTTTTTTCGCCGTACGCGTTGCGAACGTAACCCTTGGGCAAGAAATCTGCGACCACTATGCCCGGTGGATCGCGAACAGCTATCACGGCGAGATGACCTACATGGAGCACACGGCTCAACTCCGATTAAATGTGCAACGATGGCTTCCGTGGGCCCAAAGCGTGTTGGTGTTTGCAGCGGACTACTATCCTCGTGAACCTCAAGCGGCTTGCCGTCCCGAATCTACCGCAGAGACAGTCCGCATTTCAAAATATGCGGTGGGCGAGGATTATCACCACGTGCTACGCCGCCGACTTGAAATCATCTGCGAATGGCTCGGCACCCACTTCCCCGAGGCACAGTGGCAGATCTGTATTGATTCCTCGCCTCTTCTTGAGCGGGCCTACGCGGTAGCTGCGGGAATTGGTTTTTGGGGGCGAAACACCATGGTGATCACCCCACGTCATGGTTCATATTATTTCTTGGGGTGCCTTGTGACGAGCGTGGCCCTTCCGCCCGATCCCCCCGTCTGGGGCACATGTGGCTCGTGCACTCGCTGCATGGATGCATGTCCGACCCAAGCCTTCGTCGCTCCTTATGTGCTCAACGCGCGGCGTTGCATTTCGTACCTCTCCATTGAAAAGCGAACTCCACTCTCCCCCACGGAACGACGGCTTTTGGGTGAATGGGTTTTTGGTTGCGACATTTGCCAAGACGTTTGCCCGTACAATAAACGACCGCCGGTCACTCCATTTCCCGAGTTCCGTGAGGGGCGCATTGTTCGCGAATGGGAACCCACGTCTACGTTTATTTCGCCGCGTTCGAACCGTGAATTTACACGGCGATTGGCGCACAGCCCTATTCTTAGGCCGGGACGCCGTCGCATCTTGGAACGTGTAGAAGCTGTCGTTGAGAATCTCAGGCGTAGGACAAAACTCTCGCAAGACGCTCCGGCTTCAAATCAACTTCGCTCTGATGACTCCTCTGCCGGGGAATAGCTAAGATAAGGTGAAAGCCACCGCTCGACTTCCGCAATCGTCATGTTTTTGCGCCGGTGATAATCGACAATCTGATCTTTTCCCAGCTTGCCCACGGCAAAGTATTTTGCCGACACATGTGAAAAATACAAACCGCTGACGGATGCCGGTGGGATCATCGCGAAGCTTTCGGTAAGAGTGATGCCCGCGTTGCGCTCTACCTCCAGAAGGTCAAAAAGAGTGCGTTTCTCTGTATGGTCGGGACAAGCAGGATAGCCAGCCGCCGGTCGAATTCCCCGGTAGCGCTCCCGAATCAAATCCTCGTAAGACAGTTGTTCGTCACGCCCATAGCCCCACTCCGCTCGCACTCGTTTATGGAGATATTCGGCAAACGCCTCGGCAAGGCGGTCTGCCAAAGCTTTCACCATGATGGCGTTATAGTCATCGTGCTGCCGCTCAAACTCGGCCACCAATGCGTCTGCGCCGTGTCCCGCAGTGACGGCGAATGCTCCAATATAATCCCGGACCCCCGTGTCTTTTGGTGCGATGAAATCCGCCAAACACAAATTTGGTTCGCCAGAGCTCTTGGGCATTTGTTGCCGGAGAAAATGGAAAATAGCGCGGACAGATTGGCGCGAATCATCCTCGTAGACTTCAACATCATCGCCGACACTGTTCGCAGGGAAGAAACCGTAAACGCCGCAGGCATGAAGCAATCGCTCGTCGATAATTCTTTGAAGCAGATTCTGTGCATCTTCGAAGAGCTCCCGAGCCCTCTCGCCGACCTTCGGATCCTCGAGGAGTTGCGGGTAGCGCCCGCGGATCTCCCACGCATGGAAGAAGGGCGACCAATCAATAAACGGTACGAGCTCTGATAGCGGCAAGTCGTCTAACACTCGGATGCCCAGAAACTCCGGCGTAGGGGGCGTCTCCTGCGACCAATCCACCTTGAAACGTCGTTCACGAGCGACCTCGATTGGCAGGAGTTTCCCTTCGCTTTGCCGCTGAGCATATTCCGTGCGTAGGCGTTCCTGCTCCTCGCGATATTGGTTAATAAAATCCTGCGAGGTCTCGGGATTGAGCAGATTCCCCACCACGCCAACGGCGCGAGATGCATCCAGAACGTGTATTACCGGGCCCGAATACGCCGGCGCAATTTTCACGGCAGTGTGAGCTTTGCTTGTTGTGGCACCGCCGATTAGCAGAGGAATGCGGAATCCTTGCCGCTCCATTTCGCTGGCGACGTGAATCATTTCATCGAGAGAGGGCGTGATCAGTCCGCTCAAGCCGATGATGTCGGCCTTATGTTCCCGTGCCGCTGCAAGAATTTGCTCGCACGGGACCATGACACCAAGGTCAATGACCTCGTAATTATTGCACGCAAGCACCACGGAGACGATGTTTTTCCCAATATCGTGCACATCCCCCTTCACTGTTGCGATCAGGAAACGCCCTTGGCTGTGGCCACCAGTTGAGCGCTTTTCGGCCTCAAGATAAGGCAAGAGCACAGCAACCGCTTTTTTCATTACGCGGGCGCTCTTTACCACTTGCGGCAGAAACATTTTGCCTTGGCCAAAGAGGTCGCCCACAATGTTCATCCCCTCCATCAGCGGACCTTCGATCACGGCGAGCGGCTTACCGTACTTCTCAAGGGCTTCGAGGACGTCCTGTTCAATGTAATCGACGATTCCGCGAATCAGCGCATGAGCCAAACGCTGTTCAACAGGCTCTGAGCGCCAAGCAACCTGCTTTTCCTCCGAGCGTCCCGTAGCCTTGACGCGCTCGGCAAATGCCATCAGTCGTTCCGTTGCGTCGGGACGACGGTTGAGAATCACGTCCTCAACGAGCTCGCGAAGCTCTGGCTCAATTTCTTCGTACACCGCCAGTTGGCCCGCGTTGACGATGGCCATATCCAATCCCGCCTTGATGGCATGGTAGAGAAAGACCGAATGCATGGCCTCGCGAACCACGTTGTTGCCGCGGAAAGAAAAGGATACGTTGCTTATGCCCCCGCTTGTTTTCGCATGGGGAAGCTTTTCTTTGATCAGGCGGACCGCTTCGATAAATTCGACGGCGTAATTGTTGTGTTCTTCTATCCCCGTGGCAACGGTGAGCACATTGGGATCGAAGATAATATCTTCGGGTGGGAAACCGACTTTTTCGGTCAAAAGCCGGTATGCCCGTTCACAAATCGCAAATTTCCTCTGTTTCGTGTCCGCTTGGCCTTGCTCGTCAAATGCCATCACGACGAGGGCGGCACCAAAGCGACGGGCGCGCCGAGCGCACTCGCAAAAGTACTCTTCGCCCTCCTTAAGACTAATGGAGTTCACCACTGCTTTCCCCTGAATG
Coding sequences within it:
- a CDS encoding ribosomal protein S18p, with the translated sequence MAEEMTPTPEQPEQEAAPEAAATASAEATEAARRPAAPGARRFARRKVCAFCADGIDWVDYKDAKRLRKFITERGKILPRRISGACAAHQRMLTTAIKRARIIALLPFKAD
- a CDS encoding Single-stranded DNA-binding protein; its protein translation is MLSINKVMVTGRLTRDVEIRYLPSGNPVVNFSIAVNRRYLDPKTNEWRDETTFLDVEAWGKLAERCGEVLKKGRPVYVEGRLRQDTWERDNQKQSRIRIVAERVAPFDVPSRVEGEPSADLGEPAEGPSKPAGGTPPSSAPSNGLDFSASNNVEDDIPF
- a CDS encoding SSU ribosomal protein S6p, with translation MPNYELVVIYDPFLQDADYAAELERLKELISRRGGEVSNVDVWGRRRLAYPISKKLEGYYVVASFSGNIPGKDLADVQRTLRLNENVLRVMLTRMPEIKKSKAKKAEKPAKVEVETRSAGDAGAAAFGSAE
- a CDS encoding O-antigen polymerase → MSENPVEKLWRALSSRTSQRLVARLGLLSLMTIVLCAPYAIPAIWDQIRTLWGATGTSYYLLKPVENQTFFIQFAMVAIGLPYVLWRAWVLPTRLARNSILWFATLFLAVQAYSLLAAPNPGHAFRAFLLPLCCFLAFLLVQSLSASPRQLERIFLVAVIGAVPAALYAILQSAGYEFLPYAPLPTETALEDMAGKQKISSTFGHPNYMGSFLAPLLYWALFFVFEMSRKWLKWLVGISGALILVALILSGARGPWLGIIGAALPYYVLLALSPRYRRQLLFAGGVGLFLIVVILTVPLPFLKFQFNLLERLAASREVNVRFYYWLIALEMLRAKPWFGVGYGQYNVLFWNYVDFLQSRKGSEVYQYILAEQIRGVSPGYVHNDWLQFATESGVVGLAVWCALWAALLAQSWETARRAANKPRVHLMAATFLASFAVIGLDGLFNFPLHIPVSMFFFWLSLGVWIVFRAQVGQEHQFLVVTEEPRTVQIEALRDVPRIGQSKPRVRLKRVKR
- a CDS encoding Epoxyqueuosine (oQ) reductase QueG — its product is MISRDEGRASYGTPASWIPIRLGKTSMGANHDIHWPTWKAELVRVAQQAGFFAVRVANVTLGQEICDHYARWIANSYHGEMTYMEHTAQLRLNVQRWLPWAQSVLVFAADYYPREPQAACRPESTAETVRISKYAVGEDYHHVLRRRLEIICEWLGTHFPEAQWQICIDSSPLLERAYAVAAGIGFWGRNTMVITPRHGSYYFLGCLVTSVALPPDPPVWGTCGSCTRCMDACPTQAFVAPYVLNARRCISYLSIEKRTPLSPTERRLLGEWVFGCDICQDVCPYNKRPPVTPFPEFREGRIVREWEPTSTFISPRSNREFTRRLAHSPILRPGRRRILERVEAVVENLRRRTKLSQDAPASNQLRSDDSSAGE
- a CDS encoding 5-methyltetrahydrofolate--homocysteine methyltransferase: MPDLPRIEELLKSRILILDGAMGTMIQRHQLQEDDYRGERFAAHPAPLKGCNDLLCLTRPDVVRDIHAQYLAAGADIIETNSFNANAISLSDYGLEALAYELNVAAARVARQAVEEAQALDRPRFVAGAIGPTNRTLSLAIDVSNPSKRTHSFDDFVAAYREQARGLLDGGVDLLLCETVFDTLVLKAALYAIEEEFAARGQRVPVMVSVTITDQSGRTLSGQTLEAFWISIAHANLLSVGVNCALGAAQMRPFMEELASMAPIYTSCYPNAGLPNAFGGFDETPESMAGVLAEFAREGWLNIVGGCCGTTPAHIEAIARAVRECPPRQPKPQERLTRFSGLEPLVLRPETGLINIGERTNVAGSPKFKKLILEGNYEEALSIARQQVENGANMIDVNMDEPLLDAEAAMVTFLNYVSSEPEIARVPIMVDSSKWSVIEAALKCIQGKAVVNSISLKEGEEYFCECARRARRFGAALVVMAFDEQGQADTKQRKFAICERAYRLLTEKVGFPPEDIIFDPNVLTVATGIEEHNNYAVEFIEAVRLIKEKLPHAKTSGGISNVSFSFRGNNVVREAMHSVFLYHAIKAGLDMAIVNAGQLAVYEEIEPELRELVEDVILNRRPDATERLMAFAERVKATGRSEEKQVAWRSEPVEQRLAHALIRGIVDYIEQDVLEALEKYGKPLAVIEGPLMEGMNIVGDLFGQGKMFLPQVVKSARVMKKAVAVLLPYLEAEKRSTGGHSQGRFLIATVKGDVHDIGKNIVSVVLACNNYEVIDLGVMVPCEQILAAAREHKADIIGLSGLITPSLDEMIHVASEMERQGFRIPLLIGGATTSKAHTAVKIAPAYSGPVIHVLDASRAVGVVGNLLNPETSQDFINQYREEQERLRTEYAQRQSEGKLLPIEVARERRFKVDWSQETPPTPEFLGIRVLDDLPLSELVPFIDWSPFFHAWEIRGRYPQLLEDPKVGERARELFEDAQNLLQRIIDERLLHACGVYGFFPANSVGDDVEVYEDDSRQSVRAIFHFLRQQMPKSSGEPNLCLADFIAPKDTGVRDYIGAFAVTAGHGADALVAEFERQHDDYNAIMVKALADRLAEAFAEYLHKRVRAEWGYGRDEQLSYEDLIRERYRGIRPAAGYPACPDHTEKRTLFDLLEVERNAGITLTESFAMIPPASVSGLYFSHVSAKYFAVGKLGKDQIVDYHRRKNMTIAEVERWLSPYLSYSPAEESSERS